The window ATTCAAACAAAAAAGACTACCCTCTTAAAATGAGAATAGTCCTTCAACCTACCCAATAATAATCCGCTCTTTCGGATAATGGTAATTCGGCTCGACTTCCCTTCGATTAAACAAGAAGATAAATGACAGAATCCCAATACGTCCAATGAACATAAGCATTATGATGACAACTTTACCGATTGAACTAAGCTCTGGTGTAATCCCCATCGACAATCCAGTTGTTCCAAATGCAGAACTTACTTCAAACAGAATTTCCATAGTAGAAAAACGTTCCGTAAATTCTAAAGTAATGACTGCAATAAAACATACTAACAAGGCAAGAAAAGTGACTATTACAGACTTTATCACATCATCCTCGTGAATTTCTCGTCTAAAAACTTTTATCGTTTTATAGCCCCTAGCAAAGGAATATAACAACAATAGATTAACTGCAAATGTGGTTGTTCGCACGCCTCCACCAACTGAACTCGGGGATGCACCAATAAACATTAAGAAACAGAGTACCCATAAGGTAGGATGTGAAAATTCACTAACGTCCATTGTTGCTAACCCACCATTTCTAGTAGTTGAAGACTGAAAGAAGGCATAGAAAAACGACTCATGCCACGATTTCCCTTCAAAGAAATGGTTAGCTTCAAATAATAAAATAATGATTGTTCCAAAAATCATAAGTAAAAAGAAAGTTAAAGTGGTTAATTTCGTATATAAAGAAAACTGGAACCGATGAATTTCATTTTTCTTAGTCACGAATTCCTTCAATTCAACTAAAACCGGAAATCCGATAGCTCCTAACGTCAATAATATGATGTTTATAAACTGAACGAAATAATCATTAGCAAAAGGAATAAGGGAATTTCCCGTTATGTCAAACCCTGCATTGGTGGTAGCACTAACCGCACCAAACAAACCTTGCAAATAAGCTTCTTGCCATGTAGGAAAATAACTAAGAAAATATGTTCCCAAAACAAGTGTGCCACATAATTCTATGATTAAAATTAAACTTAGAATTTGTCTCATTAAATGAACCAAACCTGAAAGATTCGTTTGGTTTTGATCTGTCATGATTAGGCGTCTTTCTTTGAGACCAATTTTTCTCCTCATAATCATCCATAAAAACGTACCTAATGTCATAATCCCGATTCCGCCAAATTGGAGGATAAACAGTAAAATAAATACTCCTGATGTACTAAAGGTATCCGGTGTCGATACAACAGCTAGTCCTGTAACACTTACTGCACTTACTGCTGTAAATAATACATCTATAAAAGACCAGTTAACTTCTGGTTTTAACGCAAAGGGTAGACTTAGTAAAAATGTTGAAACCAGTACAGCTACTATATAAAAAGTCACAATTAGTTGCGCTGGTGATAAACTACTCACTAGTTTTTTAGACAAGAGACATGCTCCTTTAACTTGTATACCTATCGTGAAACCAAAATAGACCATTCTAAATAAAAGAATGGTCAATAAATGATTAACCCTTCTCTCAAGTAACGCTTACGAGGTTAGCTGTCGGATTAGGGAATTGAGAGTATCCCTTCTTATGTTTATAAGATTCACCCCAAGATAAACATAGGTTTATCAAATTTGGTTCCCCCGCTCTTGTGATTCAGCAACAAGGTATATAGATATTTTGATATTTATAAAATACGCCTGACATTTTATGTTGTCAATACAAATTAGTTATATCTACGACTTTTCCACATATAAAACCCCATCACCATTCCAATTGGAAAAATAATAACAGTTCCTCCGATAATCCCCGATAATACCTGTAGCCACACAGAGGCACCAACTTCTTCTCTATTGAAAATCAAATGGTAGATTTGAACCATCGATGAGCAAACCAATGCCCAAATGAGCCCATATTTTAAAATAAACGGCCACTTTTTCTTTTTTACTTCTTTGAACACTGTAAGCCCCTCCTATACCTCTTGTTACTATTTCTTCACGAATCCATTATATTTCATTCTACTAAATTTAAAATCTAGTGAGATCTTTTCAGGAAATGAACAA of the Bacillus carboniphilus genome contains:
- a CDS encoding TrkH family potassium uptake protein; amino-acid sequence: MVYFGFTIGIQVKGACLLSKKLVSSLSPAQLIVTFYIVAVLVSTFLLSLPFALKPEVNWSFIDVLFTAVSAVSVTGLAVVSTPDTFSTSGVFILLFILQFGGIGIMTLGTFLWMIMRRKIGLKERRLIMTDQNQTNLSGLVHLMRQILSLILIIELCGTLVLGTYFLSYFPTWQEAYLQGLFGAVSATTNAGFDITGNSLIPFANDYFVQFINIILLTLGAIGFPVLVELKEFVTKKNEIHRFQFSLYTKLTTLTFFLLMIFGTIIILLFEANHFFEGKSWHESFFYAFFQSSTTRNGGLATMDVSEFSHPTLWVLCFLMFIGASPSSVGGGVRTTTFAVNLLLLYSFARGYKTIKVFRREIHEDDVIKSVIVTFLALLVCFIAVITLEFTERFSTMEILFEVSSAFGTTGLSMGITPELSSIGKVVIIMLMFIGRIGILSFIFLFNRREVEPNYHYPKERIIIG